DNA from Corynebacterium aurimucosum ATCC 700975:
ACGCAGGCCCGGGACTGAGGCAACAGCGAGCTCCAGCAGCGCGGGATCCTCACTGCGCAAATAGGACAGAGCAGGTCCACTGCGGAGGGTGCCATGGCGCTTGGCGACGTCCCCGATGGCAAACCCCAATGCCTGCGGCACGCCTGTCGGGGAGTGCGCTTCCAAAAAGTCGATCATTTCCTGCGCGGTGAGCCCCTGGTCCATGCCGCGGCGAATAGTGGCCTCACTGATGCGGTACACGCTGGCTAGACCTGGGGATTCGAGGTCCGCTAGGGATGCGAGGGTGCGGTGTGTGTCTGGCTCAAGGGGCCCGGGCACGAGGACGGTGAGGTCCTGCTGGATGATGAACTCGCTGACCGTCTTAGGAACGAGGCTGGTGGCCGCAGCGGAATCTCCCAGCACGCGGGTGGCCTTGCCCAGTGCCACCGCGCCGATCCATTCGGCTTCGGCGCGCAGCTGCTCGATGGTCAGCGTGCGCGTGTGGCTAGCAAAGAGCGGAAAGCGAAAGCGTAGGTCCTCCCAGAACTCCTCGTCGTCCAGCGCGACTGCGGAGTGCGCATAGACGCCGAGGACGAAGGCTCGAAAGCGCGGCAGGCGGCGCACAATACTGTCGTCTGCGAGCACCCGGGTCTCAGCCCAACTGGCCCAAGGGGAGGTGCGCCAGGCGTCGAGAAGAATGCGCCACTTCTCCCCGAGATCGGCCTCGAGCCAGTCTTGGGACCCGGTGGTCGGGGCGAGGAAGTGTCCTTCCAGGCCATCCGGCTCGCCGCGGTGGAGAAGCCTAGCGTGGTGGCCCAAGCAGATGAGTCGCGCGACCTCCTCCTTCTCCAGAGCGAGATCCTTGGCCAGCTGGTTGAGGGGGCGAACGCCGACCGAAGAATCCTTGAGCAGCGCTACCGGATGGCTTCCAAGCAACTCGATGAGCCGCTCCATGCTGCGCACGGCTTCCAAACCAGCTGCGGCACCGGCGTCATCCGCCTTGGTATCCGGCTCCGGGGTGCCGGCACGCCCCGAGGGAGTGGTGGGAATGGGCGGGGTGGTATCACCAGCCAGCAGACGGGCAAGCGAGTGCGGCAGGCGCACCGAGTGTGCGTTGATGCGCTCTAGAAAACCTCTGGCCAGCAGGCGCTTGGCGGGATCCTCGGAGTTGATATCCGGCTCGGTGTCGGTGGTATAGCCCATGCCGTCGCTAGTGCTTAAGGCATTGAGGACTCGGCGCTCTTCGGGAGCAAGCGTGGCTAGGTCCTTTTCGTCGAACTCGACTTGGTTGCGCAGCGACCAGCCGGTGGGAAGCGAGCCCATGACGGCGGTGACGATGCGCACCTGTGGGGCATCGCCGAAAACTAAGCCGCGCTCCTTGAGCTGCTTCGTGATTGCAGGGTTGGTGTCTTCCACCATGGCTATTTCGCCGCCGCGTTGTGCGATGTCCTCCAAAGTAGCTAGTTGCTCGGCATTGCTTGCCGCTAAGGCATCCGCGACGTGCATCGGAAGTGTCAGGCGCGAGGCCAACGCATCAAAGTCCTTCGGTGCGGGTGAGAGAACATCACTGCGGTTGCTGAGCAGGGCGCGCAGGTCCTTGTCAGGCAACTGGCTGAGCCACTCGCGGTAGCTCTCGGTAACGCGGGCGCGGTGTGAAGGGGAGGTCATAATGGCCCTCAAGCTTAGTAGGCGGGGGAGGCATGGGGCCCTCGTTGGGTGAATAAGTTACTTTTTGCCGCGGGGTTTGGAATAATAAGGAGCATGTCGAACGAGAACAAAGGCTTCGTATCCCCGGCTTGGCCGAAGAACAGCCCCCGCGAGCACGCTATTACTGAACTTACTGCACCTTTTGCTGGTGCTTCCAGCCCGTACGGTGACGACCTGATTCTGCCGATGCCGGCAGAAAAGCTCAACTACGTTCACCCGTACACCCGCATCAACCGCTAAGTAGGCGCGCAGAAATCTGCGCTTCACTTAGCGGATACGTTGAGCCTTCCGGCTTGCTTTCAGCCCCTCCGAGAATGTTCTCCTCGGTGGGGCTATACGTGTTTGTAATGTACTTGCGCCTCAACTAGTTGGCACGGGCTTGGGCTTTAAGGCCGTCGAGCAGCGTATCGATGAGCTGGGCTTGTATACCTGATAGGTAGTCGGCGCTCACTGGTGTTCTGGGCAGCGGGCGGGTGATGAGACCGATGCCGATGTGAAGTTCGAGCGGGGTGAGGGACTCGGGGCAGAGACCTGCTTGTCGCGTGGGTTCGACAATCGGTTGGTAGATCGACTTCAGTTCAGCTTTGCGCTGGGTAGCGATCTCCTGCACGTCATCGTCTGAGAATGAGGCAGTATTCACCTCGGCTGCCGCTGCTTGAACAACCGCGGCGAAGTTAAGGCTGGCGATCCGATGAATAATATCGCGCCAGGTGCCTTCGGGATCCTCGTCGAAACCTTGTAGGTGGCTGTCCACCTCTTCTTTGATGTGTGCTACCTCCGCGCCGGTGACGGCATCGAGGAGGGAGAGCCGTTCGGGGAAGTGGCGTGAGACCGTGGCGACGCCCACGCCGGCTTTCTTGGCGATGGAGCGCATGGACACGCCCGGTCCCTCGCTGATGAGCAGCTGCCTGGCTGCTGCGACGATGGCTTGCTTGTTTTCTGCTGCGTCTTGTCTCACAGCTTGCATCATACCAAACGGAACACTATGCTCCACTTTGTAAGCGAAACACCCTGTTCCATTTGGAGGTTAGAAGTGTCAGCGGTGAAAAGTCAGGAAGGAAAGCAGCCATCGGTTGCTGTGAAATCGATAGTTGCCATTGTGGGGATCCCCGTCGTCATCGGCCTTATGCTGTGGGCGTTTTTGGCGCCCACCTTTGCGTCGGGTCCGGCTGGCGTTCCGGTTGCCATTTCGGCGCCGGAGCCCATGCTCGAAGGCATCTCGCAGAAGATTGAGAGTGCGGCGGGGGATGAGGCCCCGGAGATCGTCGTGAAGCACAGCGAGGCCGAGGTGCGCGACGCGGTGCTGCAGCGTGAAGCTGTTGGTGGACTGGTCATCTCCCCGCAGGGCGCGAGTGAGTTCACCGCTGCGGGAAATGGTGCTCCCTACGTGACGATGATTGATGGCCTCGCTGGCCAGCTTGAAGCACAAGGAATGTCCGTGGAGAAGCAGGAGCTGGCGCCGACGACGAAGGAGGACCCGCAGGCGAGCGGTATCGCACTGCTGGGCCTGCCGCTGGCCTTTGGCGGGATTATTTCCGCTGTTATTGCCACCTTTGCATTTCGTGGCAAGAAATGGGTCAAGCTGGGGGTGCTCGTTGGTATTGCGCTTTTCGGCGGGCTCGTTGCTACGTGGATGCTGCACTCCGTCTATGGAACCCTCGGTGGCAGCTTCGCTGCCGAGTGGATGGCTATCGCTGCGGGCATCCTTGCGACGTCTGCGGTGACTGCAGGCCTTGCGGGGGTGATGGGTGCCGCGGGTATTGGAATCGGTGCCGTGCTGACTATCTTCTTAGCGAACCCGCTGTCGGGTCTGGCAACCGGCCCGTGGCTGCTGCCTACCGGGTGGTCGACGCTGGGGCAGTGGATGCCCATCGGCGCGACGGGTCACCTAGTCCGCTCGCTGTCCTTCTTTGATGGGCAAGGCTTCGGCCATGCGTGGTGGTCGCTAGGGCTGTGGATTGTTGTTGGCCTAGTGTTGCTGGCCTGTGATTGGTCGCGCGCTAAGGAAGACGCTGCCGTTGAGGAAAAGGCTTAGTCAAAACTAAAAGAGGCTGGATGGAGAAAACCATCCAGCCTCTTTTGTGTAGTTAAAGCTTTGCCTTTATGTGCTCAGCTTGCACGGCGCGGCGCGCTGCTTAGCGTGCAGCCAGAACCTGTGCCAGCGGGTCGATGACGTGGCGGTTAGCGGAGTAGAAGGCGTTGAAGTCGTGGCGGTTGGCCTTGTACTGCTCGGTGAAGGAAGCCGGGATGGTCAGGCCGTACTGGGTAGCGGTGTCCTCGATGAGGGTGTAGAGGGCGTCAACAGCCAGCTCGTCGGTGGGCTCCTCGGCAGCTTCGTGGACTGCCTTCGGTGCCTCAGCCGGTGCCTGCGGTGCGGTCTCTTCCTTTACCTGGGTAGCAGCCGGTGCCGGGGCAGCGCTCACGTTGCGCGGGGTCGGGGCGGAGTTCAGGCCCAGGCTGGCGGAGCAGGCCGGCCATGCGCCCCAGCCCTGCTGTGCCAGGGTGCGCTCAGCAACAGCGATTTGCTGCTCGCGGGTTGCCAGGTTAGCGGTCGGAGCGAACTCACCGCCGCCGTAGGCCTGCCAGGTCTGAGCGTTGAACTGCAGACCGCCGTGGTAACCGTTGCCGGTGTTGATGGCCCAGTTGCCGCCGGACTCGCACTGTGCGAGGCGGTCCCAATCGGAATCCGGTGCAGCGGCAGCGTTCGGTGCCATGATGGCTGCGGCGGCGCCCACGGCAACAGTGGAGGCGGCAAACTTGGTGGCGATGGACTTGTTCTTAGCGGAGTGGCGTCCCATTAAAGTATTCCTTCTCTAGGTTGTTCTTGCTTTCTCGCGCCCAGATGATGCCCAGTCCGGCATATAGTTTTGCAATTGATGTTCATGTTCATGCACATCATGTATGGCCGCCGTGCGGAAGCCCGGACTGTGTCTGGGGCGAGACTTCCACGGCCGGCAGCCGAAGTGCCTGAGGGAGAGAGTAGCGGTTTATAACGAAACAGTCACGTTAAATGGCCCAAAACGGTAACGGAAGTGTCAATTTCTTAGCATTTCCCCTGCTCGGCGCGGAAATGTTAGCTATATCACACATGTAACGGGTGTGATTGTTGGGGTGATATCTATCGTGGGTTTCTTTGTCGGGAGCGTGAGGGTTAAAATGTATCTCTTTAAAAGTTCCACGGATAATTCCTCCGCGCGGCTGCAAGGATTCGGTTCACGCTTCGCCGCGCCTCCTCGTCCCAAGACGGGCGGAGCCTATCAGCCTGGGGCCTGGCAGCGCCTAAGCTCTTAGAAGAGGAGACACGGAAAGAAAGTGAGTGAAGAGCCATGCCTATCGGCAAAGTGAAGTGGTATGACGCAGACAAGGGCTTCGGCTTTGTCAGCAACCCCGGCGATGAAGACGTCTATGTTGGTCGCAATGTGTTGCCCAAGGGCGTTGATGAGCTGCACCAGGGCCAGCGTATTGAATTCGATTTCGCGGCTGGCCGCCGTGGCCCGCAGGCACTGCGTGTCAAGGTGCTTGATGTCCCGCGCCGTCGCACCCCGGCCCGCAAGCCCGAAGAGCTGGCGAGCATGCTCTCCGACGTCATGACACTGCTTGAGACCCAGGTGCAGCCGGTGCTGAGCCAAGGCCGCTACCCGGAGCGCAAGACTGGCCGCCAGGTTGCCGAGATCCTGCGTGCTATCGCCAAGGACTTGGATAGCTAAGGGCCAAAAGCCTTAGACCCGTAACTAAAAGGTGCCCTAGCTGACGAAAGTTGGGCTGATTTTTCAATGATCAGTCCTAGGTTTGGCAACTAGGGCACTTTGTCGTTTGTGTAGGCGCGTGGGGGGGCAGCGCGCGCCGCAGCGCTGCTACTTCTCAGCTGGAGCTTCAGCGTCGCCAGTGGCCTTGGACTCCTTGAGCTCCTCATCCGTCATGGTGGACAGGGACCACACCGTGTGCATTGGGGTCTCTTCGCCGTTGGCATCGCGGCCAATCATGAGCGTGGAAATCTCCACCACCTTTAGCTGGGGGCGCTCGCCGGTGGAGGCCTCAATCGGCGGCACGGAGCCGGGGATCTCTAGCGAGGTGGTTTCGTTGGCGCCGTGAGCGGTGCTGTCATTGGCGGCCGGGTCATCATAGATGGACAGCACGGACCACTCGTGGTTGTAGATAGCCTCGGGGATCTCCAATTTCAGGGTGTCATCGGGGCCCACCGTCAGGTTAGGCACTTCGCCCTCTTCGCAGTCCGTGCCGGGCTCGCAGACGATGTAGGGAGAGACCTCTAAGGTGTCCTCGCCCACTGTGGCCGTGATCGTGACGTCTGCTGGCTCGGGGCCGGGGCGGTCGTTCCACCACTTCTGGAACAACACCACTGCAACGACGATGACTGCCACGGCGATAATGAGCGCCAGAAACTGCAGTAGCGACTTCTTCCTTGCTTGCTTCACGGTAGCCATGGCAGAAAATCCTACTCGAAGCGCACCCGGTACAGCTCATCCCAGAGCTTGCCGGTGATCCAAAACTCGTCGGTGCCCGGGATTCGGGCAATGCCGTTGAGGACCGCGTTGGGATCTGCAGAGGGAACGTGGTTGAGGTTCGCAGTATCAATCACTGCGGTGACCACGCCGGATGCGGGATCGATGCGCAGGATATCCTCGCTCATCCAGACGTTGGCGTAGACCGCGCCATCAACGCACTCAAGCTCATTGAGATTATCCACGGGAGAGCCGTCGAGGGTGACCTCGGTGCGGGGACCGAGCTCTTCGAAAGTCTGGGGGTCGAGGTGGCGTAGCTCAGCGGAACCATCGGACATGATGAGCTCAGAACCAGCGTTGCACAAGCCCCAGCCTTCGCCGTCGTAGTGAACTCGCCGGAGCTCCTCAAAGGTGGTGGAGTCCCGCAGGAAGGCCGTGCCGGACTTCCACGTCAGCTGCCAGATGCCGGCGTCGGTTTGCGTGATGCCTTCGCCGAAGTATGTGTGCTCGAGCGTGGTTTCTTCCAGAGGGGTTTCTGTTCCCGGGTTGAAGCGCAGCAGGCGCGACTTGCCGTTAAGCCCGGTGCCGATCAACAGGTTGCCATCGGGGTCGACTTCTAGGCCCTGGGTGAAAGTATCGGCAGGCAGGGGTGCGGTGTCCAGGACGGTGACACCGAGGTGCTCTGGGGCGCTCGCGCTTGGCGACGTCCCACCCGCCGTAGACGAAGAAACATCCTCGTGTGCGGCTTGAGAGGAGCATGACGTTAAGGGTGCGAGCAGTGCAGCAGCGGAGAGGACGGCAGCAAGTGCGCGGAGGGCGCGGTCGGTGTGGAGGAGAGGCATGACTGTCATTGTGCACTATGGCGCGGTACGTGATTAATAATGGGAGAGTGACTCGCAAGAAAAAGATGCATTCCCCGCTTCTCGATTCGACCGCCGTCAACCTAGCGCGCCGGGCCGTGGAAGAGGTAGGTGAGGGGGACGTCGGCAAGCACCGCGGCGTTGCCGGTGTGGGCCGCAACGTGGCCACTCACCGTTTTGATGCGCACGTACCGGGCTATCCGGGGTGGGAGTGGCACGCCGTCGTTGCCTGTGCAGAAGGCTCGCGCATCCCAACCGTCAACGAGGTAGCCCTCGTCCCCGGCGGGCAGGCACTTCAAGCGCCGGAGTGGGTTCCTTATTCCGAGCGCCTGCGCCCAGGAGACCTGGGGCCGGGTGACCTCATGCCGCCCGCGCCCGATGACGACAGGCTGGACGAGGGGAAGCTCTCCCAGGTTGGTCTCACGGAGGCCAAGGAACGCTGGCGCAAGAAGTACGGGCCGAATTCGGATATGGCATCCCAAGCCCAGCTACAGTGCAAAACCTGCGCTTTCTATCTCGAGCTGCTGCCTAATTATGGTGTCTGTGCCAATGAATACTCCGCGGATGGAAAAGTGGTGCACGCCACCTACGGGTGTGGCGCGCATTCCGGCACGACCGTCCGTGAGGAGGGATCGGAGCAGGAGAGGCCCTTCGATGATGAGAGACCTATCTACTAAAGAGTGAGGTTTTCTTCCCGCGCGCAGCAGCAATGCCGCGTGCGGGTTTTGCGTTTTAGTGCCTCGATGGAGCACCCTTAGCAGGTAAAACTTCATTTCTCTAGATAGAAGGGGCGCTCTCTCACGATGAACGCAGCTATCGATCGCTATTTCAAGATTTCCGAACGCGGATCCACCGTAGGAACCGAGGTCCGCGCCGGCGTGGTCTCGTTCTTCGCGATGGCCTACATCATTCTCCTCAACCCTCTCATCCTGGGTACCTCCGCCGACTCCGCCGGTACCACCCTGGGCATCCCGCAGGTTGCTGCCGCCACCGCCCTGGTGGCTGGTGTCATGACCATCGCCTTCGGCATGATTGCGCGCTACCCGTTCGCCATGGCTGCGGGCTTGGGTATGAACACCTTCGTGGCCGTGACCATGGTTTCCCTCAACGGCCTGGAATGGCGCGAGGCCATGGGTCTCGTCATCATTGAAGGCCTCATCATCGTCCTGCTGGCCATCTCCGGTTTCCGCCAGGCGGTCTTTGACGCTATCCCCGCCTCGATGAAGGCCGCGATGGGCGTGGGTATTGGTATGTTCATCGCGCTCATCGGTTTCGTGGATGGTCACTTTGTTACCCGCGTGCCGGATGCTGCGATGACCACTGTTCCGGTGAGCCTGGGCGTTAACGGCTCGATCGCTACGTGGCCGGCCTTCGTCTTCGTCGTGGGCCTGATTCTCTCCGCCTTCTTCGTCATCCGTCGAGTACGCGGCGGCCTGTTCATCGGCATCGTCATCACCACCATCATCGCCATGATCATTCAGGCACTGACCGATTCCGAGGACTGGGGCATGGCCACCCCGGAGGTGCCCAGCTCACTGGGTGGTCTGCCGGATCTCTCGATTGTGGGCCAGGTCGATCCGATTAGCGCCTTTACCAAACTCGGCGTGGTTTCCACGGTCTTGCTGATCTTCACCCTGCTGCTCACCAACTTCTTCGATGCCATGGGCACCATGAACGGCTTGGGCAAGCAAGCAAACCTCGTGGACGAGAAGGGCAACCTTCCGAACATGAAGACCGCCCTGGTGGTTGAGGGCTTTGGCGCCGTTGCCGGTGGCGCCGGTTCGGTCTCCTCCAACACGGTGTTTGCGGATTCGGCGGCCGGCATTGGTGACGGTGCCCGCACCGGCCTGGCCAACGTGGTGACCGGTGTGATCTTCTTGCTGGCCATGTTCCTCACCCCGCTCTACGAGATCGTGCCCATTGAGGCAGCGGCCCCCGTCCTCGTCGTCGTGGGCGTGATGATGGCGGCACAGCTCAAGGACATCGAGTGGAACCGCATGGAGGAGGCCATTCCGGCCTTCCTCACCATCGTGGTCATGCCCTTTACCTACTCCATTGCTAACGGTATTGGTGTGGGCTTCATCGCTTATGCCCTGATGGCTACCTTTGCCGGCAAGGCCAAGAAGGTGCACTGGGTCATGTGGCTCGTGGCCGCCCTCTTCGTGGTCTACTTCGCCATGGAGCCCATCAGCTCGCTGCTGGCTTAGCCCGCCTGGGGAGAACACGTGGCCCTGTGCCTAAACTAGGGGCCATGCGTTTTGTCATCGATGACCCCACAGACCCTCGCCTGGACGATATCCGCGATCTCAAGCACGCGGACAAGTCCGGCGAGGGTTTCGTCTTTGGTGAGGGCCCACTGTGCGTGGAGCGCCTGCTGGCCTCACGATTCCCGGTGCGCTGCATCATCGGCTTTGAAGGAAAGCTCGACACTTTCCTAGCGAACCACGATGTTGGCGATATTCCCGTTTACCAGGTCACTCGAGCAACGTTGGGGGAGGTCACCGGTTTCGACATGCACCGCGGGCTGGTTGCCGCGGCCGACCGCGCAGAGGCCTGGACCGTGGATGAAGTCATTGAGGGCGCTCGCACCCTGGCCATCATGGAAGGTGTGGGTGATCATGAGAACATCGGCTCGCTCTTCCGCAACGCCGCGGGCATGGATGTCGACGGCATCCTCTTAGGCTCGGGTGCGGCGGATCCGCTCTACCGACGCTCGGTGCGTGTCTCTATGGGGCATGTCTTGCGCCTGCCCTGGGCGCGTTTCGACGGCGGCTTCACCACGTGGCAGCGGGGTCTAGAGCAGCTGCGTGAAAAGGGCTTCCGGCTGGTGTCGCTGACCCCGCATCCGGATGCTGTGCATATTGCCGACGCCCTCGAAGGCGCAGACAAGGTGGCCCTGCTGGTGGGTGCGGAGGGGCCAGGACTGACCGAGCATGCCATGCGTGCCACCAACGTGCGCGCCCGCATTCCCATGGCAGAGGGCACGGATTCCCTCAACGTAGCGACGTCGGCGGCCATTGCCTTCTACGAGCGCCAGCGCTCCCAGAGGCTCCGCGAGGTCGATACCGCGTAGCGGCGTACCAGCCCGCCTAGGTGCTTGGCGGTGCGGAGGATCTCTTCTCCGGTGGATTCCGGTTCGAGATCGTGCTCCTCGTAGTCGTCATAATCGTTGAGGCCAAGCTTCGCCACTGAGGTGGTGGCTACCTCGCCCACGCTTCGGCGGGGCGAGGGAGTATCGACCTTGGGCTCAGGGCGCCCGTCGGTGGCGTAGCCTACGACGTCCACGTCTGGGCCGTCCTCACCCACCTCAATGCCCAGCCAGAACTCCTGGGCGGCTTCGGTGATGGTGAGTGGCTCGAAAGGCAGGGAGATACCGCCCACGGGCTCATCCATCTCTCCGGCCCAGAAAGGGGCCTCAAAGGTTTCGGGCAAGCCATGATCCTCATAGAGGTTAAAGCGCGTTCCGCACAGGGAGCGTCGCAGGCGGCTGCCCGTCCAGTGCGCAAACCCGGCGTAGCCGGTCTCCGGATCGGAAGCGAACGCGTAAATCTCCGTGGCGGGCACGGCCTCGCGCAGGGTGCGGGAGAGCTGCGAGAGAATCAGCTGATCATCGTGGATGATGGTCTGCACGACGGTCACACCGGGATAGCCACCCACATAGAACTCGCTCGCGCCGGGCTCGGCGGAACGGTTGAGGGGGAATTGCCCGATGGGCGTGACGGGTAGAGAGGGATTGAGTTGAGCAAGGAACTTGCGGCCGAAGCCGCGGTCGGCCTTGGGCTCGCCGCGAAGAACCTCGGCGGGATCGGCGGCGGTGACGTACCAGAGA
Protein-coding regions in this window:
- a CDS encoding helicase-associated domain-containing protein — encoded protein: MTSPSHRARVTESYREWLSQLPDKDLRALLSNRSDVLSPAPKDFDALASRLTLPMHVADALAASNAEQLATLEDIAQRGGEIAMVEDTNPAITKQLKERGLVFGDAPQVRIVTAVMGSLPTGWSLRNQVEFDEKDLATLAPEERRVLNALSTSDGMGYTTDTEPDINSEDPAKRLLARGFLERINAHSVRLPHSLARLLAGDTTPPIPTTPSGRAGTPEPDTKADDAGAAAGLEAVRSMERLIELLGSHPVALLKDSSVGVRPLNQLAKDLALEKEEVARLICLGHHARLLHRGEPDGLEGHFLAPTTGSQDWLEADLGEKWRILLDAWRTSPWASWAETRVLADDSIVRRLPRFRAFVLGVYAHSAVALDDEEFWEDLRFRFPLFASHTRTLTIEQLRAEAEWIGAVALGKATRVLGDSAAATSLVPKTVSEFIIQQDLTVLVPGPLEPDTHRTLASLADLESPGLASVYRISEATIRRGMDQGLTAQEMIDFLEAHSPTGVPQALGFAIGDVAKRHGTLRSGPALSYLRSEDPALLELAVASVPGLRLLAPTVAVSQLRVGELLEKLRAKGLSPTAEDESGASLTVAPEPYLLPTPRPKAHKREPASVDQALQALQKSAQNPSAQKEEEPDPLTLARAAARFHADIVISYADKSGELRTVTVKPLSVEGGYIDALGAAGKPVRFPVHRISSVRFADRD
- a CDS encoding TetR/AcrR family transcriptional regulator, whose amino-acid sequence is MQAVRQDAAENKQAIVAAARQLLISEGPGVSMRSIAKKAGVGVATVSRHFPERLSLLDAVTGAEVAHIKEEVDSHLQGFDEDPEGTWRDIIHRIASLNFAAVVQAAAAEVNTASFSDDDVQEIATQRKAELKSIYQPIVEPTRQAGLCPESLTPLELHIGIGLITRPLPRTPVSADYLSGIQAQLIDTLLDGLKAQARAN
- a CDS encoding resuscitation-promoting factor Rpf1 domain-containing protein — protein: MGRHSAKNKSIATKFAASTVAVGAAAAIMAPNAAAAPDSDWDRLAQCESGGNWAINTGNGYHGGLQFNAQTWQAYGGGEFAPTANLATREQQIAVAERTLAQQGWGAWPACSASLGLNSAPTPRNVSAAPAPAATQVKEETAPQAPAEAPKAVHEAAEEPTDELAVDALYTLIEDTATQYGLTIPASFTEQYKANRHDFNAFYSANRHVIDPLAQVLAAR
- a CDS encoding cold-shock protein: MPIGKVKWYDADKGFGFVSNPGDEDVYVGRNVLPKGVDELHQGQRIEFDFAAGRRGPQALRVKVLDVPRRRTPARKPEELASMLSDVMTLLETQVQPVLSQGRYPERKTGRQVAEILRAIAKDLDS
- a CDS encoding DUF2771 domain-containing protein; its protein translation is MATVKQARKKSLLQFLALIIAVAVIVVAVVLFQKWWNDRPGPEPADVTITATVGEDTLEVSPYIVCEPGTDCEEGEVPNLTVGPDDTLKLEIPEAIYNHEWSVLSIYDDPAANDSTAHGANETTSLEIPGSVPPIEASTGERPQLKVVEISTLMIGRDANGEETPMHTVWSLSTMTDEELKESKATGDAEAPAEK
- a CDS encoding glutaminyl-peptide cyclotransferase; its protein translation is MPLLHTDRALRALAAVLSAAALLAPLTSCSSQAAHEDVSSSTAGGTSPSASAPEHLGVTVLDTAPLPADTFTQGLEVDPDGNLLIGTGLNGKSRLLRFNPGTETPLEETTLEHTYFGEGITQTDAGIWQLTWKSGTAFLRDSTTFEELRRVHYDGEGWGLCNAGSELIMSDGSAELRHLDPQTFEELGPRTEVTLDGSPVDNLNELECVDGAVYANVWMSEDILRIDPASGVVTAVIDTANLNHVPSADPNAVLNGIARIPGTDEFWITGKLWDELYRVRFE
- a CDS encoding DUF3027 domain-containing protein — translated: MHSPLLDSTAVNLARRAVEEVGEGDVGKHRGVAGVGRNVATHRFDAHVPGYPGWEWHAVVACAEGSRIPTVNEVALVPGGQALQAPEWVPYSERLRPGDLGPGDLMPPAPDDDRLDEGKLSQVGLTEAKERWRKKYGPNSDMASQAQLQCKTCAFYLELLPNYGVCANEYSADGKVVHATYGCGAHSGTTVREEGSEQERPFDDERPIY
- a CDS encoding NCS2 family permease, translating into MNAAIDRYFKISERGSTVGTEVRAGVVSFFAMAYIILLNPLILGTSADSAGTTLGIPQVAAATALVAGVMTIAFGMIARYPFAMAAGLGMNTFVAVTMVSLNGLEWREAMGLVIIEGLIIVLLAISGFRQAVFDAIPASMKAAMGVGIGMFIALIGFVDGHFVTRVPDAAMTTVPVSLGVNGSIATWPAFVFVVGLILSAFFVIRRVRGGLFIGIVITTIIAMIIQALTDSEDWGMATPEVPSSLGGLPDLSIVGQVDPISAFTKLGVVSTVLLIFTLLLTNFFDAMGTMNGLGKQANLVDEKGNLPNMKTALVVEGFGAVAGGAGSVSSNTVFADSAAGIGDGARTGLANVVTGVIFLLAMFLTPLYEIVPIEAAAPVLVVVGVMMAAQLKDIEWNRMEEAIPAFLTIVVMPFTYSIANGIGVGFIAYALMATFAGKAKKVHWVMWLVAALFVVYFAMEPISSLLA
- a CDS encoding TrmH family RNA methyltransferase, yielding MRFVIDDPTDPRLDDIRDLKHADKSGEGFVFGEGPLCVERLLASRFPVRCIIGFEGKLDTFLANHDVGDIPVYQVTRATLGEVTGFDMHRGLVAAADRAEAWTVDEVIEGARTLAIMEGVGDHENIGSLFRNAAGMDVDGILLGSGAADPLYRRSVRVSMGHVLRLPWARFDGGFTTWQRGLEQLREKGFRLVSLTPHPDAVHIADALEGADKVALLVGAEGPGLTEHAMRATNVRARIPMAEGTDSLNVATSAAIAFYERQRSQRLREVDTA
- a CDS encoding DUF6928 family protein translates to MDTQSAVLTLWYVTAADPAEVLRGEPKADRGFGRKFLAQLNPSLPVTPIGQFPLNRSAEPGASEFYVGGYPGVTVVQTIIHDDQLILSQLSRTLREAVPATEIYAFASDPETGYAGFAHWTGSRLRRSLCGTRFNLYEDHGLPETFEAPFWAGEMDEPVGGISLPFEPLTITEAAQEFWLGIEVGEDGPDVDVVGYATDGRPEPKVDTPSPRRSVGEVATTSVAKLGLNDYDDYEEHDLEPESTGEEILRTAKHLGGLVRRYAVSTSRSLWERWRS